Sequence from the Ereboglobus luteus genome:
GCACACCCATTACTCCACTTGAGGGAATCAGTTTGCGACCGGCGTTTTCCGGCGAAACACTCGACCGTCCCTCGCCGTTGTGCTGGGAGCACGAGGGCAACCGCGCGATTCGGCTCGGCAAATGGAAACTCGTCGCCAAGGGGCGCAAGGGTGCGTGGGAGCTTTACGACATGGAGGCGGATCGCGCCGAGTTGAACGACCTCGCCTCGCAGCATCCGGACATCGTGCAAAAACTCGCCTCCGATTGGGATGCATGGGCGTTGCGCGCCAAGGTGAAACCCTGGCCGTGGGACAATCCGGAAGCAGGCAGGATTCCCAAGGGAAGATCAACGATTCATGGACATTTCCGGACCAATCCCACGAGCCTCAGTGATGGCGGGCGCTGTGGCATTCGCGGACGACCTGAATCACTCGCATCAATTCCCGATTATATAAAAGGGGTGTCGTGCGACGCCTTTTTCAGCGGCGCTTCCATATAATACTATTAATCACGAAAATCGTTTCATGTGCCTGTCAATTTACTGGGATACATTGGAGACCAGCTTGACGTTATTGCGAATTCGCCGGAATGGCGTCTTTCATCCGCGTCACCCACTATTGATTAATACCCCGTTCCCATATTCCCGCGCCCTCCCACGTCATTTGTTTCCACCCTTATAGACACCCAGCCAATTTTTCGCCGCCTTTATGCAAACAACCCGCACGATGTATTTAATAAAGCCCTCAATGCTGCTCTTGTGCTTGGCCTTGTGCTCAACGCTGTCCCATGCCTTGGCAGACGCCGCGTCCGTGGCCCCGAATCCAAAACAGCCCGCCACCTGGCTCATCCCCGGCAACGGATTCGAGCCCTTTCCGGCTTCCTCCATCGGTTTTGGCGAAACATCCTGCATCGGACTTCCCGACGGGCGCATCCTCACTGCTCGGGGTGGATACATCGCTGTCTCGACCGACGGCATGAAAACTTTCCCCGTGGAAAACAACATCCCGTTCGTCAAGTCCCGCGCCGAGCCTGTGCGCGGGGCGCGCCTCGCCATCAGCAGCAGTGGCGCCTGGCTCGTGCTCTGGCGCACCGCGCACACGCCCGGAAAGCTCGCCGAGTTTTGGGACAAGTCCACCCACAACTACGTCCCGCATCTCACAGGCGGGCAGCTCATGGTGGCGCGTTCCGTTGACTCCGGCAAAACCTGGTCGGAGCCGCTTCGCATTTCCGACTCACGCTATACCAACGGGCATCCGCCGCGAAAAATACTCCAGACGAAATCCGGCGTCCTCCTCATTCCCGCGCAATACCGCACGCCGAACCCCGGACGACACACCGTCTCCATCCTCCGCTCGACCGACGACGGCGTTTCGTGGTCCGCTCCCGCACCCGCCTTCGATCTGCCAAACTCCAACGGCAACCATGACGGCGTTGTCGAGCCGACCCTCATCCAGCTCAAGGACGGCACCGTTTGGTTTCTCACCCGCACCAACCTCGGCGCGCTTTGGGAGTCGCGCTCCACCGACGACGGGCTCACGTGGTCGCCTTTGCGCCCCACCCGCATCTACGCCTCCTCGTCGCCGCCCACGCTTGAGCGTCTTTCCGACGGACGCCTCGTGCTTGTTTGGAATCCATGGAAGGATACCGAGGGCAATCCACCGCAGACGCGCGGCGGCGCCGACACCACGGACTACTCCCTCGCCGTGGCAAGCTGGCACCGTCGCGAGCTCCACCTCGCCACTTCCTCCGACGAGGGCAAAACGTGGAGCGAGCCCCTTGTCGTTGCCCGGCATCCCCGCAAAAGCGGCGTGTTCAAGGGTGGCTGGATTTCCTACGTCACCCTCTTCGAGCACGACAGCCACCTATATCTTTTCGCCCAGATGGGCGGACTCAACGCCCGCATCCCCCTCAATAAGCTCCCGTGAGCCCGGTCCTATTTTTCATAATCCAAATCAAAAAACGTCTCCCCATGCATAATATATTCACACCATTTACCCGCGTAGCGCAGCACACTGACAAGGCCGCCCCGCTCATGTCTTCGGGCATCCCGGCAAGGTGGATTTGGCAACCTGCGCTACGTGTGCTAAAGCTGGCCGCGGCTGTTGTCCTGGCGGGCGCGTGGATAACCACACCGGCTCCGGCCCAGTCTGCGTCGGCCGGCGCCATCGAGGGCGCGGTGTATAACGCGACCAACAGTCTTCCCGTGGGCAGGGCAAAAGTGAGCATCAAGGGAGCCAACCAAGAAACGCTCACGGATGACGAGGGCCGTTTCTATTTTCAGAATGTTGCCGCGAGCACCGTCGAGCTGGATGTATCCTATCTTGGCTTTAACACGCAAACCGCCTCGGTGACCGTGGAGGCTGGGAAAACCACGGTCCGCGATTTTCAAATCACCCGCGAAGGTTTGCCTAGACGCCGGGCCGAGGACGGCGAGGTTGTCATGTTGGAAAAGTTTTCCGTGGTGGCCGATCAGGCCATGAGCGCTCAGGCCATTGCCATGAATGAACAGCGCCACGCACCCAACATTAAGAATGTTGTTGCGCTGGAGGATCTCGGAGATTTTGGCACCGAAAACATTGGTGAATATATCCGGTTTCTCCCGGGTGTGGCTATCATTGACGACGGCGAGGAGGCCGGACGGCTTGCGCTTGGCGGCTTCCCCGCGGAGATGACTAATGTGCAACTCGACGGCGGCGATGTCGCAAGCACCGGTGTTGGCACGGAGATGGGGCGCACGCTTGCGCTCCAAGAGGTGCCCATGGTGAACATTGAGCGTGTTGAGGTCACAAAAGTCCCCACACCCGACATGTCGGCCACCGGCTTGGGCGGCTCGATGAATCTTGTTACCAAAAGCCTTTTGGGAACACGGCGCCCCTATCTCAATTACTCGATGTATATGACTTTTAACAACAAGGAGGGACTATCCTTTGATGGCGGCGGCAAGCAACCAATCCCACAAGTTACGCCGAAAACCAAAAAACCCTCCTTCAGCGTTTCCGCAGTGGTGCCGGCTGGCAAGCGCCTGGTCTTCAGCGCAGGTGCATCGCGCACATGGAAACAACGCCCTGCCGAGGGCACGCCGAGCGAGATCGCATATTGGAATCTGCAAGCCAAGGAATACCGTGATAAAAAATCCAAAAAGATTTCGCATTGGCCACCGGGCAATGGTCTCAAATCGCGCAAATCTCCGTTTCGGAGAATATTCAGGCTGGGGTGGAGATGAGGTTGTCACGCAACGACACCCTGTCGTTCACCGTCCAAACCCGGCAAGTCACCTCCGACCGGGCAACCAGCCGCCTTACCACCCGTTTTCATTACAACATGCAATACGATCCTGTGGGCGATGCTGGCTCAACCTCCACAAAGGAGGCGGGCGGACCGTTGCCAGGAAGCACAACCGGCGCGACTGAGCCGGGCGGCGGCACGATCGAAATGGGTGGCAACGCAGCGCTCAATTATTCGGAAGTGACGGATAGCACTCATATGACGTTGCGTTACAGGCACCGCAGCTCGAAGTGGCAGATTGACGCACAAGCCGTCTACTCTAGCGCCGAGCGTGTGCGCAGTAGTATGAATGAAGGCTACTTCAACGGCTATTACGCTTTGGGCAATCAAAGCACGACGAGAGGATATGACATGAAGGGTTATGATATCAATGTGGGCGACAGCATCCTTCCGAATAGCTACGTCATTAAAAATTCGGACACAGGCGAGACTGTGGACCGGTATGACGGAGACACTTACTACCTCCAGTCAGTCCGCGAAGAGGACGGCAAGTATAAAACCGACATGTATTCAGGGCGGGTGGATGTGACTCGTGTTTTCAACCACCGTTTTTCCCTCAAGGCCGGCGGAGCTTTCAGCCGATTGAAAAAGGACGATTGGAGGTTGCCGATTAATTATACCTTTGTGGGCGACGAGCAATATGGGGCCGACACTGCCGCCGGACGCATTGAAAGGAAGATGGTGCGTCACTACGATATTCTTGACGAGAGCATCGATGTGGACAGCAACGGCAATGCCGTCCGCTGGATCAGCCCGGTAAAACTTTACCAACTCTTTCTCTCCAATCCGGAGTATTTTCAGCAAAACACCAGCACCATCCAATATAAGGCGGAATACTCGAAAAAAATGATTGAGGACATTTCCTCGGCTTATCTGCGCTTTGACCTGAACCTTTTTAGCAATCGCATGCACATCATCGGTGGCGTGCGCTACGAAAGAACCGACCTCGAGGGTTGGAGCGTGAAAATAGACCACACCGCAAAATACCATCGGGATCCTGAAACCGGCCAGCCCTTGAGAAATCCCGATGACAGTTTGCAATTGATCACAACTGATACCGTAGAGCAAACCCGTCTTATCTATAAGGCGCGCGCTTTTTATGAGGGGCAAAACTACGATGGATTTTATCCCAGCCTGAATATCAATTATGCCTTCACCGATAATCTGGTGCTCCGCGCCGCCTACGCGCGCACTATCGGGCGTCCGGACGTGAGGTATGTCGTGGACGGCATCCGAGTGCCCGAGCTGACCGCGAAAGAGGTGCCTGACCCGGGAAGTGAGGAAGACGATGACGAAACCAACACGGCTGCGCGTGTGATCAGGGTGGGGAATCCCGGGTTGAAACCATGGACTGCGGACAGTTTCCACCTTTCTCTCGATTCATACCATTTAAAGGGCGGGTTTGGCTCTATCGGTGTTTACCGCAAGAATGTGACCAATTTTTTTGCGGATCGCGCGTTTACCGCCAACCGGCAGGATCTCGAGTATTATGGCATAAGCGATGCCGATATCGATTTTATGATAGAAAATGATTACGCGATCCGCCGATGGGTGAATGTCGGCGACGCGCACCTGACAGGGCTCGAAATAAGCTACCGACAGGACCTGTTTTTTCTTCCGTCGTGGCTTCAAAAAATACAGGTATGGGCGAATTACACGCATCTGAAGGTCGGCGGTCCCAACGCCGAGGAATTCACCGGATTCACCCCCGACGCGCTTTCCTGCGGCATAAATTACATCCGCCCGCGCTTTTCCATTCGTCTCACCTGCGCTTATCAGGCGGAGACAAAGTCAAAGGAGGTTCCCGTGGCGGAGGGCACACAGGCGGCGCGCTTTACCCCGCAGGACACTTATGAATATCAAGCTTCCAGTATTCGCTACGGAATCACAGCCGAATACAGTCTCTCCCGAGCATTTACCCTGTATATGAATTGGAATAATATATTCGGCAAGGACACCTATGTTTACCGTCGCGCAGCCGACACTCCCGCCTATGCGCAAAACTACCAGCGCTACATCGTCCCGTCCTACATTATGATTGGCGTGAAAGGGAGATTCTAAGACGGCAAACTCCTAACGTGTGTGTCGCGATGAAACAAACAGCCGGATGAAAGACAACGCGCTGTTTTAAAAACAAAGAATAATTTTTATGAAAAACTTAACCCAAACAATTTTAAAACACATCTTTGTGATAGCGTTTGTTGCTTTGACGCTTTCGCCATGTGCCATGGCGCAACAACAACCGCCGGTTAGCTCCGGAACTCATGCCTTTGGGGAAGATATCACGTTTGATCCGCCCACCCGGCAGACGATGGACGCAACGGCCACCCCCACGTGGCTGATTGCCGACGGAGTCACTGTCACAATAGCCAACGTGAGCACCGCCAGCAGCGGCGGTGTCATTTCTATCGGAGGTGGCGTTGGTAATAACACCGTTTTCACCATTGCGCCCACAGGATCAACCGGACGCGTCATTTTCAGAGGCAACATCACCAGCGGCGAGGGCAGCGTTTTTTATCAAAATCGCGCATCCGTTAATATCACCAACGCCTCCTTCATCGGTAACGGCTCCACCAAGGCTGCCGTCCACGGCGGCGGCGTATTCAGAATCGGCTCCACCGCCATCGAGACCCGTCTCACCAACGTCGTCTTCGATAAGAATTTCGCATATTCTCTCGGCGGTGCCATCCGCACCCTTCACGGCCTTACGATTACCTCCGGCACCTTCACCGGCAATCACGCCAGCGGCACCACCGCCACCACCGGCTTCGGCGGCGCCATCGCCGCCACCGCGGGCGGCCTCAACCTCAATAACAATGGCATCCAGCAAAGCATTATCACCGAAAGCTACTTCGCAGACAACTGGGCCTCCCGCTACGGCGGCGCCATCGGCGTGGATGGTAACAATCCCCACCACTCCATCACCTACTGGGATCACATCGGCTTCGACGACAACTTCGCCGCTCTCGGCGGCGGCGCGATCTACGACATCGCAAATACCAATAATCTTATTAGCGGAGCGCGACACATCAACGGCCAGCGCTTCGTCTTCACCGGCACCACCGGTGCCACCGAATACGTTTCCTCGGGCAACATTGCCCGCGGCGAGGCAATGACGGCGGACGAAATTACCGCCGCTCGCAGCGGCTCCTTCGCCTTTAGCGCCGCGGCTTCCGCAAAGGCCGGCGGCTTCTATTTTTCAAACGCCGTGGGCACCCTGCTTCGTTTCGACATCGCCGAAAACGTCACTGTCGAAATCGGCAAAGCCGGCAATCCCTCCGCGTGGGATTCCATCGCCAACAGCGACACTTCCGGCACCAGTGCGAGACTTGAACTCACCGGCACCGTCGCCACCGGTGGCGGAACGCTGATTTTGCATGCCGACAACTCCTACTTCCAAGGCTCGGTCAACGTGGACAAGGGCACGCTTCTCCTCGGCAACCGAAACGCCAAGCTCGGCGGCGTTGTCACCGTCGCCGATGGCGCGGGTTTTGGCGGGGCGGGGGAATTGATCACGCACAAACAGAACGACACGGTTTTCGCCGGGCGCACAAAACTCGTCATTGGCGACAATGCCTCCCTTCAGATCGGCACCGACACGGCTCTCGACGCGGAAACACTCGCAGTCGCGGGCGACTTGAGCGTTGGCACGGGCATCACCTTCACGCACGATCTTTTCACCAGCGGCTCGGCCAGTCTGCTGTCCGTGAACAACCTCAGCATGGCGGGCACCGGCACAGTCAACCTCAGCCTGCTGGCCACGGGTTCGTTTGCGATCATGGAGTGGTCGGGCGTCGGGCTTGGCGCGGGAGACTTGGGCAAGCTCACTCTCACCGTGGACGGCGTCACCAACAACCCCCGCAGCACCGCCGCGCTTTCACTGTCGGGCAACCAGCTCGTCGTCACCAACACGGTCAACAACCTCGTCATGCGCTGGACGGGCGCCGAGGGCGGCAGTTGGATGCGCCGCCCCCGTGGGGCGCAGCAAAACTGGGCCGATGCGGGAGGCTCCGAGGAAAGCCGGTTTTTCAACGCGGACAGCGTGGTGTTCGATGGCGTGGCGGATGCCGCAAACGCCTCCAACCGAGACATCACCATCGAGGCCGGTGGCGTGGTCGTTTCCGATATGGAAGTATCGGGAGCCGCGGATTACGTGTTTCGCGGCGAGGGCGGAATCGAAGCCGACGCCAACGCCGTGGGCAGCGCGGCCTTCACGCCATCGGGCAAGTTGAAAAAGAGCGGTGAGGGCGAGTTGGTTTTCGCCAACACCGCCGCAAACACCTTCAAGGGGGCATCGAAATTTCGGGCGGCTTGATCGGCTTTGACAACGCGGCGCAACTCGGCTCCGGCACGGGCGGCATCACGTTTGCCGATTCCGGCACGCTGCGCGCCGCAAGCACGGTCACGGGAACCCTGACCGACAACGTGCGCGTCGCGGCGGGCAAAACCGCCGCGATCGAGGTGGAGCGGGGAGGCTCGTTCATTTACGGTGGCGTGCTGAGTTCGGCGGCGGACTCAACGTTGCGAAAAACCGGCGAAGGCTCGCTCCTCCTCACAGGCGACAGCTCGGCAAATGCCGGCGCGCTCGCAATTGACAAGGGTGCGGTAACGCTGGTGGAGACTAATGCAGCGCTCGGAGGAAAAATCACCGTGGGCGCCGGCGCGACTCTCGGCGGCGTGGGCGCGGCGGGCGCGGGCGGCTCGGTCAAGATTGCCGCCGGGGGCATTCTGGACGCCGGGCTGGACAGCACGCAATCCGGCACGCTCACCGTCCATAACTTGGAAATGTCCGGCGGCGCGACACTGAGGCTGGACCTGTTCAAGGATGCCGACGGCGCGTATCAAAAAAGCGACCGCGTGTTCGACTCCGGCACCTCCTCCATCAGTGGCGCCAATACAATCGACCTCACCTCGTTCGCGACCGGCACCTTTAATCTCGGCAACCTTGGCGGCCTCGCCGCCGCCGGAAGCGTGACACTAAGCGGCATGACACTGCCCGTCGGCGGACGACTCTCAGCGGAATTAACCAACGCCTCCGGCACATTGGAGATGATCACGACCTCCGACCAGTCCCGCGTGATGACCTGGAAGGGCGGAGCCAACTCCACTTGGAATCTCGCGGAAAAAAATTGGAGCGACGGCGGCTCGGTAAACCAGTTCAGCTACGGCGACCGCATCATCTTCGACGACACCTCCTCCGCCGCCAATCGGGAAATCTTCATCGACGCCGGCGAGGTGCGCATCGCCGACATGACCGTCAACGGCAACACGGATTACACATTCACCGGCGGGGGCATCCACGCCTCCGCGGACAATGTGCAGCCGGACTCCGGCGGCGTCGCGCATATCGTCGGCACCGGCAGGCTGGTGAAAACCGGCAATGGAACGCTGACATTGGCAAACGGACAAAACACATTCACCAGGGTTGAACTCGGCGGCGGTGTGCTCGCCGTGGGCAATGGCAATCAGCTCACAACCACCGACACTAACGCCGGCATCGTCTTTACCAACGACGCGACACTGCGTGCGACGAACGATCTCTCGCTCGACAACCAAATTTTCGTCACATCGGGCTACACCGGCGCGGTGGACAGCAACGGTCACGACATGGTGCTCCAAAGCGTGTATCTTGGAACGAATGCCGCCTTCGTGAAGCAAGGCGAGGGTGTTGCCACGATTGAACAGCGGCTTTCCCTGCCAGACACCAGTGCGCTCATCGTGCGCGAAGGCACGGTGCGCGTGGGCGCGGATTATGTTTTTTCAACCAATGAAGGAGCGTCCATCGTTGTGGACGCCGGCGCGAAAATCGATCTTGCCGGGCACAGCCTGCTAATGCGCGGCCTGTCCGGCGCGGGCGAGGTCGACGTGGCGGGCGGATACCTTATATATAACGTGGATTCCGCCTCCAGCGTGGGCACTTTTGCTGGCAGCCTTGCCGGCTCGGGCACGATCAACAAGACGGGCGACGGCAAATGGACACTCTCCGGCGTGAGCAGTTTTGACGGCACCTTCCAACTGGTCGCCGGCGAACTCGGACTGGCCAACAACGATGCCCTCGGCACGAGTTCGCTGACAGTCGCACCAGCCGCCACCGGGTTGTCTGTCGAGGCGGACGGCCTGAACATCGCCAACCCCATCACGGCGGGCACCGGCATGCTCACCATCGAGAGCAACGGCCTCGGCGCGGAGTTTTCGGGAAACATCACCGCCGACACAATCGCCCTCGCGGGCACCGGCACGCTGATGCTCTCGGGTAACAACACCATCGCCAATATGGCGATCAACGTCCCGCATGCAATCGCCCGCCGCGCCGAGTCGGTTTCCGGCGATGTGCAAATCGGCGCCGGAAACACACTGGAGTTCCGCGGTGTCAGCATGGGGCAGGTCAACGGCGACATTACCGGCAACCGAGTGCTGTTCACCTCGAGCACAATGGCCCTGAGGGGAGCAAACACACTGTCGCGAGTTGACATCGCCGACAACTCGCGAGTGAGCGCCGCTTCCACCGGCGCGCTCGGCGGCATCGGTTCCAACATCACCGTGCGCGACGGCGCGTGGCTCGCACTTCCGGTCGTGGGCGTGACAGGCGGCAATATGAACGTGGATGGTGGCGCTCTTGTATTCGGCTCGGAGCAAGGCATGGGGTCACTCGCGCTCTCCGGCACACTTGGCTTTACGAATGGCGGCGAGATCCGCCTGGCCGCGCTCCTTCCCACGGGCGTTTACACCGCTGCCGTGGCGTATGGCGGCATCGCGAACATGCCCGACTACGATCCGCATCAAGGCGGCATGTTCATGGTGGCTGACATCGTCAATGGAGACACCCTGGTCCTCACCGCCTACAACAAGGCGCTGGAGCCGGGCAAGGACATCGTCGTGGCCTTCGACGCGCTGTCCTCCACGATGCGCGCCGTGAACGCGCGCATAAGCGAGGAATTCATCACTCCGCTGGCGGATGAAAACGCGCCGCGAGGCAAACGAAGCCTGTGGTTCCGCGCCATCGGTTCCTTCATGGAATATGGTGATGACGAGGAACACATCGGCTACACCGACAACACTTACACGGGACTCATCGGCTACGACTGGCTCCTCCAAAAGAATCTCATGCTGGGCGCCTATGTCGGCTATTCGTTCTCAAAAGTGGAAACTTCCAATGATGCCAAAACGGACATGGACATGCCTTTTATGGGCGTATACGCCGCGCGAAAACTGGGCGCGTTTTGTGTCTCGGCGGATGTGATGCTTGGCACTGGAAAAGCCGACACCGAACGCACGGAGGATTTCGGCAATTTTGTGACCGGCTCCCACAAACTCGACACACTCGGCGCCAGCATGGAAGTCAGCTATAGCCTGCCGATTTTCGCCAGCGGCGAAGTCAGGCCTTCCGTGGGGATTCATTACATGAACCTGTCATTTTATAATTATGCCGAGGAAGGAAAAGGCGCGGTGCGACTGGATGATGTCAACGCATCGCTGTTGCAAGGCGTGGTCAAGATCGACGCCAGCAAACGCATTGAAATGCCATGGGGGCTTCCCGGCGCGGTGGGCCTGAGCGTGGGCTGGCGGCAGAACTTCCGCAATGATCGGACGGACGCATGGGCGACACTGGTGGAGTATCCGGACGCGCGCATACAAATCCGCGGTGACAAATACGACAAAAACAGCGTCATGGCTGGCTTGAACATCAGGATGATGTTGTCGAAATCCATGATATTCTCGCTGGCCTACGATTACGATTGCGTGCCGTTCGGCGATCAAAACAACGGCACCGGACGCCATACCTTCAACTCGAGCGTGAGGATAACTTGGTAAAACTGGCACATTGTGCCACCTCGTGCGAAAATTCATCTAACGAGTCAACGAACGCTTCGTTGGTTCCAATCGCATGCTTGTTTACTGATATAGTAATCGCATGCGCCTCTTCGAAAATTTCTCCGCAATCACCGGCAAGGGTGGCGACGTTGTGCTCTGCGATCCCATGGTGCCGTGGACCGGTTTGTTTGTGCTGATGGAACTCTTCGAAAACAAAACCGTTTCGTTGCCGTCACTGTTTCGAAAGTAGCGATATACAAGTGATATCCCGACTGCGTTGGATGCGCGGAATTGCGTAAACGACGTGAGCAGAATCGCGCATGGAAAACGGCTAACTCCAGTCCCCGCCATTTTCGCCTTGGCGTTGGGGATTCCGTCCTGTTGGTTTTTTTTCCGCTTGCCGGCTTATTGGCCATCCGCGCGGGCCTTCATTTCCGATCTCATTTGTCATTACCTCGACCTCTTATTCGACCAAACTATGAAAACATCACATCGCCCAGCCCGGTTCGCCGTCGCGTTCCTGTCCATTTTCTTTCTCGCAGCCGTCGCATCGGCGCAGCCGAAGTCATTCGAATATCGTTATTTTAAGAGCAACATTCAGGATCTCATCGCGCAGATACCGTCGCCGCCCGCGGATGATTCGATTGCGGGCATGGCCGACCTTGAGACTGTCATCCAGCTGCAGAAAGACGTTACCCCGGCGCAAATCGAGCGGATTAAGCGCGTCGATTCGCACACCGCGCGCAATGTCATGGGCATGGGCGCGCAGGCGCTCGGCTCCTGGTTCTCAAAGGAAAATCTCCCCCGCACCGCGGAAATATTGAAGGAGGTAAATATGGAGCGCCACTACATCGGCCTCACCGTCAAGGACCACTGGAACCGTCCCCGTCCGTATGTCCGCGACCCGAGCATCCAGCCGACCGCGCGCCGGTCCAAGGAAAGCTCCTATCCCAGCGGACATTCCGCCGCCAGCGCGGCTTGGGCGGGAATAATCGCGGCGGCAATGCCCGAATACAAGGAGCAGCTTTTTGAGGAGGTGCGCGAAACGATGTGGTGCCGCGTCATGGCTGGCATGCACTATCCGACCGACACGCACGCAGGCAGGAAACTCGGTTTTCTCATCGCGGATGAAATGTTGAAAACTCAAACCACACAGAAAGCCATCAAGGAGATGCGCGCGGAAATTCTCGCGTTCATAAAGGCGAATCCGGATGTCGTGACGCTGCCAAAGCAGTGACGCCGGCGCCCGGCTGCGCGGGCTGTTTGCGTTCCGAGGGCTGACTTACGCTCCGCCTGTTTTTGCCGCCAGCGCCTTGAGTTTTTTGTCAATTGAGGCGCGCGTTTTTTTCGACATGCGGTCGATGAACAGCATGCCGTTGAGGTGGTCGACCTCGTGCTGGATGCAGCGGGCGAACATGCCGTTGCACACGAGCAGATGCGGCACGCCCTCGGCATCCTGGTATTTTACCGTGATCTCGTCGCGCCGCTCGACGTCGCCGCGAATGTCGGGAAATGACAGGCAGCCTTCCTCCACGATTTCCTTTTCGACCGGATGCACTTTTACCTCCGGGTTCACGATCACCATCGGCATGATCAACTCCAGCGGCGGGTGGCTGCCGTCGAGCTCCCAGTCGAAGTCGTCGTCCACTTGCGATACGTCCACGACGCAAAACTGCAATGCCTTCCCGATTTGTTGCGCGGCCAGCCCGATGCCGGGCGCGGCGTGCATTGTCTCGACCATGTCGCGCGCGAGCGTGGCGAGGGGCGCGTCGAAGACGTCGATCTTGACACCCTTTTTTCTTAAAATCGGATCATTATATTGAACTATTGGAAGCAGCATGGGTCGATGTTCGCTTGCATCGTGGGTTTGCAATTGCCGGCCCGCAACCAATATTCTCCACTGCCTGCAGAATGTCACCGACGCGCGAAAAAAACAGCAAGCTGACCGCGGCCGTGGCCTGGCTCACGGCCGGGCTCGCGCTGCTCGTGCTCGCGTGGATGGTGCCCGTCAACTTGAAATCCGTCACGCCCGCGCTCCTGCGCGCCGCCGGAGAGAACACGCCGCGTGTCGCCGCGTTCGGCCAGCAGCGGCTCGATTCGGAAAAGCTCGGCGCGGCCAGCCTCATCCTTGAGGCGGCGAGGCTCGTCAACGACCCCGGCGCGGCTTCGCTCGAGCGAGGCATCCGGAA
This genomic interval carries:
- a CDS encoding autotransporter domain-containing protein, giving the protein MIGFDNAAQLGSGTGGITFADSGTLRAASTVTGTLTDNVRVAAGKTAAIEVERGGSFIYGGVLSSAADSTLRKTGEGSLLLTGDSSANAGALAIDKGAVTLVETNAALGGKITVGAGATLGGVGAAGAGGSVKIAAGGILDAGLDSTQSGTLTVHNLEMSGGATLRLDLFKDADGAYQKSDRVFDSGTSSISGANTIDLTSFATGTFNLGNLGGLAAAGSVTLSGMTLPVGGRLSAELTNASGTLEMITTSDQSRVMTWKGGANSTWNLAEKNWSDGGSVNQFSYGDRIIFDDTSSAANREIFIDAGEVRIADMTVNGNTDYTFTGGGIHASADNVQPDSGGVAHIVGTGRLVKTGNGTLTLANGQNTFTRVELGGGVLAVGNGNQLTTTDTNAGIVFTNDATLRATNDLSLDNQIFVTSGYTGAVDSNGHDMVLQSVYLGTNAAFVKQGEGVATIEQRLSLPDTSALIVREGTVRVGADYVFSTNEGASIVVDAGAKIDLAGHSLLMRGLSGAGEVDVAGGYLIYNVDSASSVGTFAGSLAGSGTINKTGDGKWTLSGVSSFDGTFQLVAGELGLANNDALGTSSLTVAPAATGLSVEADGLNIANPITAGTGMLTIESNGLGAEFSGNITADTIALAGTGTLMLSGNNTIANMAINVPHAIARRAESVSGDVQIGAGNTLEFRGVSMGQVNGDITGNRVLFTSSTMALRGANTLSRVDIADNSRVSAASTGALGGIGSNITVRDGAWLALPVVGVTGGNMNVDGGALVFGSEQGMGSLALSGTLGFTNGGEIRLAALLPTGVYTAAVAYGGIANMPDYDPHQGGMFMVADIVNGDTLVLTAYNKALEPGKDIVVAFDALSSTMRAVNARISEEFITPLADENAPRGKRSLWFRAIGSFMEYGDDEEHIGYTDNTYTGLIGYDWLLQKNLMLGAYVGYSFSKVETSNDAKTDMDMPFMGVYAARKLGAFCVSADVMLGTGKADTERTEDFGNFVTGSHKLDTLGASMEVSYSLPIFASGEVRPSVGIHYMNLSFYNYAEEGKGAVRLDDVNASLLQGVVKIDASKRIEMPWGLPGAVGLSVGWRQNFRNDRTDAWATLVEYPDARIQIRGDKYDKNSVMAGLNIRMMLSKSMIFSLAYDYDCVPFGDQNNGTGRHTFNSSVRITW
- a CDS encoding phosphatase PAP2 family protein, translated to MKTSHRPARFAVAFLSIFFLAAVASAQPKSFEYRYFKSNIQDLIAQIPSPPADDSIAGMADLETVIQLQKDVTPAQIERIKRVDSHTARNVMGMGAQALGSWFSKENLPRTAEILKEVNMERHYIGLTVKDHWNRPRPYVRDPSIQPTARRSKESSYPSGHSAASAAWAGIIAAAMPEYKEQLFEEVRETMWCRVMAGMHYPTDTHAGRKLGFLIADEMLKTQTTQKAIKEMRAEILAFIKANPDVVTLPKQ
- the def gene encoding peptide deformylase; the protein is MLLPIVQYNDPILRKKGVKIDVFDAPLATLARDMVETMHAAPGIGLAAQQIGKALQFCVVDVSQVDDDFDWELDGSHPPLELIMPMVIVNPEVKVHPVEKEIVEEGCLSFPDIRGDVERRDEITVKYQDAEGVPHLLVCNGMFARCIQHEVDHLNGMLFIDRMSKKTRASIDKKLKALAAKTGGA